One Branchiostoma floridae strain S238N-H82 chromosome 1, Bfl_VNyyK, whole genome shotgun sequence genomic region harbors:
- the LOC118418740 gene encoding glycine-rich cell wall structural protein-like has product MSDSLDFSWNDRGFLTTQVQPTGNLWDAVLSPPNNPDQTLPITGEPSSSGGVWLTGSPPATVDSPPNVHDPPAEQSPVSRSDLLSFAGTASPHQPAGTVSMFSEGLATSGPGEADEVAVGTDGDGSRGNSGLGAGGGRADDIDGGSLCSPWNYNNLLQDELFPSIGDLLSLAGTASPHQAAGTVIKFSEGLAISGPGEGDEVAVGTDGDGSRGNPGLGAGGGRGNYGEVLGDGGRGIYWETRGGGGRGNFRQALRDGGRGYNGETLGGWGRGNYGQARGGGGRGNYGQARGGGGRGNYGQARGGGGRGNYGQARGGGGRGNYGQALGGGGRGNYGETRGGGGRGNYGQALWGGGRGNYGETLWGWGGGGNYGQALGGGGRGNYGETRGGGGRGNYGQALGGGSRENYLEAPGGGSRGNYGQALGGGGRGNYGEALGGGGRGNYGQARGGGGRGNYGETRGGGGRGNYGQALGGGGRGN; this is encoded by the exons ATGTCGGATAGTTTGGACTTTTCATGGAACGACCGTGGCTTCCTTACCACTCAGGTGCAACCTACAGGAAACCTATGGGATGCCGTCCTCTCTCCTCCGAATAATCCTGATCAAACCTTGCCGATAACGGGAGAACCTTCGTCATCCGGCGGCGTTTGGTTAACTGGATCGCCGCCTGCAACGGTGGACTCCCCGCCGAACGTCCACGACCCGCCAGCAGAGCAGTCCCCGGTATCAAGAA GTGACCTGTTGTCCTTTGCGGGCACAGCATCTCCCCATCAGCCTGCGGGAACAGTGAGCATGTTTTCCGAGGGCCTGGCGACTTCTGGTCCTGGAGAGGCGGACGAGGTGGCCGTCGGGACGGACGGAGATGGGAGCCGAGGAAACTCGGGACTAGGGGCCGGTGGGGGCCGag CCGACGATATCGATGGTGGCTCCTTGTGTTCCCCCTGGAACTACAACAACCTGCTGCAAGATGAGCTGTTCCCGTCGATAGGTGACCTGTTGTCCTTGGCGGGCACAGCATCGCCCCATCAGGCTGCAGGGACAGTGATCAAGTTTTCCGAGGGCCTGGCGATTTCTGGTCCGGGAGAGGGGGACGAGGTGGCCGTCGGGACGGACGGAGATGGAAGCCGAGGAAACCCGGGACTAGGGGCCGGTGGGGGCCGAGGAAACTACGGGGAGGTACTAGGGGACGGAGGCCGAGGAATCTACTGGGAGACACGCGGGGGTGGGGGCCGCGGAAACTTCAGGCAGGCACTCCGGGATGGGGGCCGAGGATACAACGGGGAGACACTCGGGGGTTGGGGCCGAGGAAACTACGGGCAGGCACGCGGGGGTGGGGGTCGCGGAAACTACGGGCAGGCACGCGGGGGTGGGGGCCGAGGAAACTACGGGCAGGCACGCGGGGGTGGGGGCCGAGGAAACTACGGGCAGGCACGCGGGGGTGGGGGCCGAGGAAACTACGGGCAGGCACTCGGGGGTGGGGGCCGAGGAAACTACGGGGAGACACGCGGGGGTGGGGGCCGAGGAAACTACGGGCAGGCACTCTGGGGTGGGGGCCGAGGAAACTACGGGGAGACActctgggggtggggggggggaggaAACTACGGGCAGGCACTGGGGGGTGGGGGCCGAGGAAACTACGGGGAGACACGCGGGGGTGGGGGCCGAGGAAACTACGGGCAGGCACTCGGGGGTGGGAGCCGCGAAAACTACCTGGAGGCACCCGGGGGTGGGAGCCGAGGAAACTACGGGCAGGCACTCGGGGGTGGGGGCCGAGGAAACTACGGGGAGGCACTCGGGGGTGGGGGCCGAGGAAACTACGGGCAGGCACGCGGGGGTGGGGGCCGAGGAAACTACGGGGAGACACGCGGGGGTGGGGGCCGAGGAAACTACGGGCAGGCACTCGGGGGTGGGGGCCGAGGAAACTAA